The following DNA comes from Celeribacter baekdonensis.
ATCGGAGCAAGGCGAACTTCGTCAACACGTTATTATTGTCTTGCTATCATTAATGTTGTTTTGTATCGCTCACGGTGTTGCGACCCCGTGGGCCTGATACTGCACCCAGGCAGAACAAGGACCCAAGGGAAGGCCATGATTGAAGAAGCCCCGAATGTGGTTACAGAAGACGGACTGCGCGGCTTGCTCGCCGAGGGCTACCTCATTGAGGTGGTCTGCAAGGAGAGAGCAGAGAAGCGCCATAACAGCTGGTACGGCTCGTGGGTCATCCGCGCCGTCGCCACTGATGAGCGTGACGATAAGATGCTCGTCACCAGCCGAAGCGTCCTCAAGCTCCGCGACTTCAAAACCATCGTTGGCCTTGTCAGTTTCCTGGCCGACATGGGCTGTACGACCGCTAGCATCCCACTTGAAGAAGGTGGCCGCGAGCGCCACGCCGCGCCTCCGGTCAAAGGCAGCTGACCGCGCGACTGCGCTCGTCGTTGCTTTGGGTACAGGCGTTTGTTCCGCGCCCCCGGCCCTGGCCGACGGTTTCATCTTTTCGGTTGGCCCAGACGGCCAATTGATTTCCTCTTCTCAAGAGGCAAACGGGCGCCTTTTTCTCTTCGCAGAACCTCGCGTTCCTGACGCAACGAGCGAGACAGCGATCCCGGCTCGATCCGCCGCCCGCGCCACCCCAGAAATCCTCCATGCGATCGAGACCACGGCTCTGCGGTATGCCGGGCATGGTGCGCTGCGTCGCGCAGGGCTTTCAGTCACTGATTGGGCGCTCCTTTACCGGGCCAATATCGAAGTCGAGAGCGCATACAATCCGGCTGCACGTAGCCCTGTCGGTGCCATAGGCCTTGGCCAGCTTATGCCGGATACCGCCCGCGACCTCGGCGTGGACCCACATGACATTGCGCAGAACCTCGACGGATCAGCCCGCTACTTGCTGATGATGCTCGACCAGTTCGGTGAGGGTTCTCTGGCCCTTGCCGCGTACAACGCTGGCCCTGAGGCGGTCACACGCCACGGCGGCATCCCCCCTTTTCGAGAAACCCAAGGGCATGTGGCCCGTGTGACTGCCGTGTTTGAGCGGCTCAGAGGAGATCTTTCATGACATCGAGGAAACGTCAAAGCGTGCTCCGCACGCGGGCGATCGTCGCGCTCGGCGCGACGGCCCTTATCGTGCTGGCGGGTCCAGCGCTTGCGCAAAGCATCGACCTCTCGCCGGTACAGACCCTGCTTCAAGGCATTGTCGATGCGATCACCGGTCCCTTGGGCATCGTGATTGGCACGCTCGCACTGATCGGTGTGTTTCTTTCCTGGCTCTTTGGCATCCTCGACTTTCGTCAGGCGCTTTGGGTCGTGGTTGCAATCGCGGGCATCGCCGCAGCACCCACCATCGTCGCCGCCATCTGGACCACCTGAGCAATCCCGGAGTTCTTGGCCATGGCTGACCAGTCCCGCGTGTTCATCGGCCTTCTCAGGCCACCCAAGCTGATGGGCTTGCCGATCATGTACGCCATGGTCTGGCTCTTCGGCTCGACGCTTCTGTTCCTCTGGGTGCAGAGCTGGGTGGTGGCTGTTTTCGCGGGGCTGGCCTGGCCGGCGCTCTGGAAGGCCGCGGACTGGGATCCGAACTTCCTCGATGTCCTGGTGATCACCCTGCAGGAAACCCCGCCCACGACGAACCGCAAGCTGCATGGAGGCGACAGCTATGCCCCGTGATGGAATTGCCGATGAGATTGAGAACGCCATCGATCCGCTGACCGCGCTACCCGCATGGGTCAAGGGCGAGAAGCGGCTCTCAATGATGCTGCCTTATGTGAGCCTCGTGAACGACCGAACGATCCGGACACGCGGCAACGAGCTGATGCAATGCATCCGGCTCGAGGGGGTGAACAGCACCACGAGCGAGGACGGGCATCTCGACCGGATCGGAGGGTTGCTGGCTGGCATCGTGGCGCAGGTCGGGACCGAGTTCTCATTCTACTTGCACAAGGTCTCGAAAGCGGTCGACGTGACCCTGCCGCCCGTTCCGGGCGAAGGGTTTGCGGCCGCCGTCGACAAACGATGGCACGCGCATCTCGGCCGCGCGAGTTTGCGCGACAAGACGCTGACTCTGACCGTGCTGAAGCGCCCCGAGGCGAGCAGCCGTCTGCCCTTCGGTCTGGGGGCGTCTCGCTCGCGACATGCGGCCGACACCACCCGCCGCTTGCGCAAGCTCGACGAGGTTGTGGGGTTTCTGCTGTCCTCCTTCGATGAGCTGAAGCCCCGCCCGCTGGCCGCCAGCAGCGGCGAGCTTCTGGGCTTCCTCGGTTCACTCAACACAGGCGAGGAGCACCCGCTCTTCCCCCGGTCGCGCCTCGGTGTGATCGCCGAGGACGTCGCAAATACCCGCGTCACCTTCCGCGGCACGACCATCGCACTCTCGGACGGTGCCGTCGGCGACAAGCTCGGGGCGATCTTTGCGGTGAAGAACTACCCCGCCAAGACCGATAGCCTGATGCTCGACGAGTTGAATCTGCCCGTCGACATGGTGGTCACGCACTCTTTTGTGCCGATCAACGCCAACATCATGGCGGGCCGGATCAAGCGGCAGCTGCGGCTCATGCAGGCGGCCAATGACGGGGCCGTCAGCCTCGCGCAGGAGTTGGAACTCGCCCAGGACGATCTGGAATCCAAACGCCTGATCTTCGGCGAGCACCACATGACCGTGGCCGTCTATGCCCGCACCCAGACGGCGCTTGACGATATCGCGGCCGAAATCCGCAACATCTCCGCCACTTCCGGGATCAACCTGATCTCGGAGGCCTTCGGGGCGCGGGCGCATTTCATGGCGCAGCATCCCGGGAACACAGGGGCGCGCAGCCGCAAGGCCGCAATCACGAACCACAACTTCACCGATCTCGCCACCTTTCACCGCACCCCGCTCGGAAAGACAGGTCGGGAAGTCCCCTGGGGCGTGCCGATCACGCTCTTTCCGACACCCGAGCGCAGTGGTTTTCGCTTCAACTTCCACGAACAGGGCGCGCCGGATCGCGAGCCCACGGGAGGCCACACGCTGATCCTCGGCCGTCCCGGCTCCGGCAAATCCGTCCTGGCGGCTTTCCTGATGACCATGGCACGGCGGGCAGGTGCGCGGGTCTTCGTATTCGACTATCGCGCGGGCATGGAGATGGCCGTCCGCGCGCTCGGCGGCAGCTATTCGACCGTGCGGGCGGGGCGCCCCACGGGCCTCAATCCGCTCCAGACCGAGATCGACATGCGGGGCCAGGCATGGCTTGCTGATTGGCTCGCGAGCCTCTTGGAGCGGCGCGATCGACCGCTAACCCCGGTTCAGACCAACCGATTGCAGGAAGTCGTGCGCCAGAACGCGAGCGCAGGACATGCGGGCCTACGAAACTGGTCGGATTTCGCCTCGCTGCTGGTCTCGACCGATGACGAGGGCGATCTCTTCGAGCGTATGCAGGAATGGACGGCCGAGGGTCGCTACGGCTGGATCTTCGGGGCCAATGCCGAGGACAGTTTCAGCATCGATGGAGACGTCGCGGGCTTTGACCTCACCGGCATCCTCGATTCCGAGAGCGAGCGGGAACGCATGGCGGTCCTGTCCTACCTCTTCCGCCGGGTCGAGCGGGTGATCGAGGACCGCAAGCCCACCATCATCGTCATCGACGAGGCATGGAAAGCCCTCGACAACGCCTACTTTGCGGAGCGCCTCAGCAACTGGCTGGTGACCGCCCGCAAGCAGAACGCCGTCGTCGTGATGATGACGCAATATGCCAGCCAGCTCGAGCGCACGCGCACCGGCAAGACCATCGTGGAAGCGGTGCCGACGCAGGTGCTCTTGCCCAACATTCGTGCTTCCGCCGCTGACTACGCGATGCTCGGCCTGACCGAGAAAGAGCTCGACGTGCTTCTGGGCGTCGGCTCGGCCTCGCGGCTCGCGCTTGTACGCGACGACCGTGGTTCCGTCGTGATCGATGCCGATCTCAGCGCGCTCGGCCCGCTCGTGACCATCCTTGGCGGAATGGAGAAGGGCGAAGCGCTTGTCGGCGCCGATTATCGCGAACGTCCTGATTTCTGGAGAGTGACATGACCCGTACCATCATTCGCAGCGTAGTGCTGCTCGGGCTCGGCCTGACCCTGACAGCCTGTGCGCAGCATAACCCCCCGCAAGCCAACTGCTTCAATTTTCGCGAGGCTCCTGCGCAGGCAGGAACCGCCACCGCCACGATCTCGACCATGGGGGCGGAGGTCACGCGCCGCGACAGTCCTTGCGATTTCGTCCTCTTGGGGGCGGGCGGCTGAGCCAATGCGGACCTGGCTACCTCTCTCGATGATCGGCTTTGCACTGGCAGGTCCCACGGCAGGGCCAGCGGTCGCCCAAGGCGTGCCGACCTTCGATCTGCGCCTCTTCGCAGAGCGGCAGGCCATCCTTGAGCAGACCGATCGGGACCTGGCACTGCAGCAGGTCCGGCTAAGCCGCGAGGAGGAACTGGCCGAAATCGAGCGCCAGCAACTCGCCTCCCTCGAAGGGCTGATGGATGCCATGTCGCTTGGCGCTGGAGACGTGGCCGGAACCGTGGCGGGGCTCGAGGCGGGGCAGGGGGCGGTAGACGACGTCGAAAGCGCGGCCGCCAGTCTTTATGCGCCCGAGGACACCAATCCAGCGGCAGCGCGGATGTTCGGCGATGCCAGGGAGGGGATCGAGGAGCTGATCATCCGCGCAGCACGCGACACCCATAGTCTGTCCGGGGTCGGCCGCGCAGGTCTTTCGCTCGTGCAATGGCGCTGTCTCTTGCAGGCGCTGATTTGGCAGGAGAGCCGCTTCCAGATCGGGGCACGCTCACCCGTAGGGGCCTTCGGACTTACCCAGATCATGCCCGGTACCGCGGGCGATCTCGGGATCTACCCGGCCTATTACGACGATCCCTATCTGCAGGTCACCGGCGGTGCGCGATACCTCGCACAAATGCTGAACATGTTCGATGGCAACATTATCCATGCGCTCGCCGCCTATAACGCCGGTCCTGGCAATGTGCAGGATTATGGCGGTGTGCCGCCTTTCGCGGAAACCCAGCACTATGTCGTGGTGATCCCGCAGCAGTACAACAGCTACCTCGCGGCCGTGGGCGGCATCGATGCGCTCGGCACCATCGATCCTGTGCTCCTCGCCAACGCGAGTTTCAGCCTCTCGGCCCACGGCGCAGGGGTCTATGGCGACTATTCGCTGGTCTCGGTCCGTGCCGCCGCCCTGCGGGTTCAGGACATCATCACCCGCATTGGTGAGACCGAGGATCTCCACGAGGCCATCGCGCTCAACACCTATGCCCGGGCCGAACTGGCCCGGCTGGTCGCAATCCGGACCCGGATCAAGGCCGCCCGAACCGAGCCACTCAGCGCCGAGCAGATCGCCTTGGCGGCAGCGCAAGCTGCCGAGCGGCAATACATGGATTTTAGTCAGGAGGATTTGCGTTGAACCTGCGCCTGCCCCGTTCCCTTTTCGCCGGTAGCATCGCTCTCGCGCTTGCCCTCAATGTTACCGGACCTGTCGCGGCACAGGGTGTGCCCACGGTGGACACTCAGAACATTGCCCAGGAAATCCGCCAGCTTCAGCAGATGCTGCAGGATTTCGGGATCCAGACCGATCTTCTGGACAATGCGTTGGAGCAACTGGACATGCTGCAAAGCCAACTCGATCAGCTGAACGAGATGTATGCCTCGCTCACCGGGCCGCGCAGCATCCTCGGACTTGCCATGGGCGGGGACCTCGATACCTTGCTTGAGGCCAACTTCGAAGACATCCCCGGCCTGATCCGAGGCATCCAGGCGGGCGATTGGAGCGCGCTCATCGGGCCCAATGCCGGGCCCATGCGCACGCAGATGGAACAGGCGCTGGCAAGCGCCGGGTTCGACGAGGATTCACTCCGCGAGATCGCCACCAGCGGCAATCCGGGCGCCGAAGGCGTGGCCACGCGGGCCACCACAGGTGCTGTGATGTCGGCGGCGGCGCAGAACAGCCACGCAGAGGCGGAACAGTCTCTCGAACGGGTGGAACGTCTGGTCGAGATGATCCCCGACATGGAGGATCTCAAAGCCTCGATGGATCATAACACACGCGTCACGGCGGAACTCGCCATCGCCATGACCCGGATGTGGGAGCTGGAAGCGATCCAAACCCTAGGCGCAGGCAATGCAGGCGTGGTCGACGCCGCCACGGTTGCCGAAGAACGCCGCTACATGGACTTCACCTTGCCGGATCTTGAGCCATGAGTGGGGCAGGGGTGATGACTGCGCGCGAGCTCGTGGAAGAGGAACTTGTCTACGGTGCCCTGCGCCGGGAACAGCTTTGGCGGATGATCGGCATTTCCGGGGCAGGCTTTGGCGTATTCGGCTGTTTGACGGCTGCGGCTGTCGCGCTGATGGTCGAGACGCCGCCTCCCGTGGTTGTGCCCTACGATCCCGCGACCGGGATGGCGCTCCCCAATGCCACGGTTGAAACCGTGTCGCTCGCCGAACGGCCTGCCGTGATCGAAGCGCAAATCTACCGCTACATTTTCGACCGCGAAACCTACAACCAGCTCGACAACGATCTTCGTGTCCGCCGTGTCCTGGCACAGTCTTCCGGATCGGCCGAGGCCAGCATGCGCGCGATGTGGACATCGGGGCAGGACAGCTATCCGCCGACGCGTTACGGGGCTGCGGCCGAGATGGCCGTTGAGATCGCATCGATCACCCTTATTGGCGATAACCGCGCCCAGGTGCGGCTCAGAAAGCGCCTGACCAGCCCTCAGGGGGTACAGGATGGATCGTTCACTGCCACGTTGATGTTCGAATTCCGGCCCGAGCGGACCCGAGCGATCGACGATGTTTGGCAAAACCCTTTCGGTTTCACCGTTACCCAATATGCCATCCGATCGGACCGTTCCGAATGACTCGCACTCCAATCTCTGCGCTGCTGGCCGCCAGTATTCTCGCGTTCGCGGGAACGACTGCTTTGGCCGAAACTACGCCCCGTCCAGGTTCTCATGACAATCGCGTGCGCGTCGCGACCTGGACTGAAGGCCAGGTTTACCGTGTCGTCACGACTCTGACCCGCGTCACCACAGTCGAATTCGGTGAGGGTGAAACCATCCGCTCGATCATCGCCGGCGATACGGTCGGGTTTCAATTCGACGGTGTCCCGGGTGGCCGTGCCTTCGCCATCAAGCCGACAGCATCTGGCGTCGCCACCAACATCACCGTCTACACCAACCGCCGCTCCTACTACTTCCATGTCGTCGAAGCCCGGGAGACGCCGCATTATGTCGTGCAGTTCCGCTATCCTGAAAACCGCGTGCAACCCACCAGGGCGGTTGCGGCCGATGCGCCGAACGCGAACTATGCGGTCAGCGCCCGAGAAGAGTTCACGCCGACGGCCATCTGGGATGATGGTACCTTCACGTATTTCCGGTTTGCACGGAACGCGCCGGTGCCCGCCATCTTCCGATATTCGAACGGCAGGGAACGCGCGGTAAACAGCCAGGCCTTGAGTGACGGCGTCATCCGCGTGTCCGGCGTCAACCGGCAATGGGTCCTTCGCCTTGGCGAAGAGGTGATTTGCGTCCAGGACGCAGGACAGGCCACATCATGACCGAAGGTACGGAAGACCTCGCCGCGCGCCTCGCGGCTCTCGAAGGTTCGACAGGCAAAGCGAAGGCAAACAAGCGGCCTGCACCGCTTGCCGCGATCCTTGGAGTCGTCGGCATCGCCGCAGCAGGTGGTCTGGCGTGGGCTGCCCTACAGCCGTCGGCAGAAGCACCAATGGCGACCGCCGCGCCGGAGGAGTTCCAGAGCAGCGGCCCCGGATTCGGAGATCTGGCGCCGATTTCTACCCCGGAGCCCAGCCAAGCCCCGCCTGCGGACACAGGTCCGAGCGAGTCTGAACTCGCGCTGATGGAAAGTCTTGCGACATTGAGAGCGGAACTCGAGGACCTGCGCGCAAGACCGGCCGAGGCCGCGGATAGCGGGGCGGAGCAGGCTATTGCGGACCTGACGGCGCAAATTGCCACCTTACAGGAAGCATCCGCCGAGGCTCAGCGTGCCCTCGAGCGGCAGCTGACCGAGCGGGACCGCGAATTGGATCAGCTCCGCATGGACTTGGAACTTGCACGGCTTGCACCACCAGAGCCGACCTCATTGGGACCAAGTGAAGAAGAATTGCGGCTGGCCGAACTCGAAAGGCGGCGCGCTGCTGAAGCTGAGGCCCGCGCAGAGCGTATCGCGTCTCCTATGATCGCATTCTCCGGGATGGGCGCGGGTGCGGATAGGGAGAACACGCTGGAAGCCGCACGTTTGAATGCAGATGAAGCCTTTGTTCGTTCGGGCGCACAACCTGCGCAGGTGACACGTGCCGAAGTGATCGCGAACCCATCGAACACGGTTGTTCAGGGCACCATGATTCAGGCTGTCACAGAGACGGCTCTCGACAGCACACTGCCCGGCGCGATCCGCGCCATCGTCTCGGAAGACGTCCATTCGTTCGATGGAACCCGTATCCTGATCCCGCGCGGCGCGCGGCTGATCGGGCGCTACCGCTCCGATGTCGCACTCGCCCAATCGCGCGTCATGGTGGCATGGGACCGGATCATCTTGCCCGACAATCAGACTGTGCAGATCAGCGCCTTCGGTGGAGACGAACTCGGCCGTACTGGCACCACCGGGTTTGTCGACACCCGTTTCGCGCAACGCTTCGGCTCCGCCGCGCTGATCTCCTTGATCGGCGCTCTGCCTGCGGCTGCAGCGGGTCAAATCGACAGCGAGGCGGCGGCCGATGTTGCGAGTGATGTCGGCACCGACCTGCGCGATAGCACGCAAAGCGTGATGCAGGACTATCTGGCGATCCGGCCAGTGCTACATGTCGACCAGGGTACACGGATCACGGTCATGGTTGATCGTGACCTCGAGATTTTCTGACATGGCTGCAAGTTATCTGGAAGCGTCGCTCGACCGTTTCGGCCCCGAGGTCCTGCGCGACGACACGATCGAGATCTGTATCAATCCCGACGGACAAGTCTGGGGCGAATTCCAGGGCGACCACTTCATGCGAGGTCTCGGCAGCCCGCTGAGCCAGACCGAGATCAAGGACCTCGGCAACCAGATCGCCTCCGCCGCCTCGACCACGCTCAGCACCAAGAAGCCTATCGTCTCGGTCTCGATCCTATATCGTGATCGCCCGATCCGCGCGCAGGTGATCCAGCCGCCGGCAGTCGAGGGCGGTTTCTCGATTTCTCTTAGGTTCTTCTCCTCCCTGCCGCTTGAGAAGGTCAAACTCGGATTCCTTTTCGGCAAGGAACGCAGCCTTGAGGGTCTGCGCCGGGAACGGAACGCCGCGCTTCGTGATGTGGTGAGGTCCGGCGACATCGACGCTGCGCTGCGGTTTTGCGTCGAGAACAAGCTCAACATGATCGTCTCGGGCGGTACATCTACCGGCAAGACGGTGGCGGCGCGCAAGATCCTTTCGCTGATCCCGCCCGAAGAGCGGATCATCACCATCGAGGAGGCGGCCGAGCTGCGCCCCGAGCAGCCCAATGCCGTGACGTTGATCGCGGACCGGGACACGGATGCCCGCAGTGCCGATGTGCTCTTGGCCTCAACGCTTCGCATGCGACCCGACCGGATTGTCCTAGGCGAAGTCCGCGGTCGCGAGGCGATGACGTTTCTCGAGGCAATCAACACCGGCCACGGTGGATCGCTGACCACGCTGCATGCCGAGACCCCACAACTTGCTGTTCGCCGCCTCGCCATCGCCGCCCTGAAAACCGATGTGCCGATGACCTATGCCGACATGCTCGATTATATCGAGGGCTCAATCGACGTGATCATTCAGGCAGGCCGCCATGAAGGCGCGCGCGGAATCACCGAGTTCTTTCTCCCGGGCCAAACCACTGATTTGAACCTCGACACGGTCGACGGCAGAGGCAACAAGAGCCCCTCCGTTGCCGCTGAGTAAAAAAGGAACCCCCCAGATGCGAAAACCAATCCTCGCAGTCATGCTTGCCGCCCTTGCGGGCCCACTTGTGGCACAGACTTCGCCTCCGATCTCAAACGATCTCACGGTCGATATGTCGCCTCAACAATACCGGATCTGCAACGATCGTCCGGCGCGCCCGACCTGGATGGACGAAATCAATCCGCGGGAAGCCTACAAGGCAGCAGCTTTGATGGAATTGTACGAAATTCGGGCCTGGGAGGAGATCGCTGAATCTGGCGACTGCGGCTGTGAAACCCGCTTTCCCGCTTGGGGTAGCTCCGATGGCGAGTATCATGAAAGGTATGCAGGCCTTAGCCAAGCCGAGCATTCAGCGTTTCGCCGCGACTGGATTGAAGTAAGGAAGCAACTCGAGCCGAGCGTGCGTACAATCTGCGAAGCTCAAGGCAACTGGTAATGGGCGTCGTCAGCTGGATGGTCGGAACGGCAGACGCGTTCCTTGTCGATGCGGCTGAGTCCCAGTTCGGGGCCGTGGCAAGCAATACCGGCACGATCGTCCTGCTGATGGTCACGCTTTCGCTAATCGGCGTCTGCATCAACATGGCATTCCAGTTCCGCAGCATGGATGGGGCCAGCTTCTTCTGGTACCTGATCAAGCTGATGCTGATAGGGCTCTTCGCCTTCAACTGGGCAAACTTCAATGCAGTAGCGAACGCCGTCATTGGAGGCTTGGACTACGTCGCTGGCGCACTAGTGTCTTCGGTTGGCGGCGGAGGAGCCGGAGCCACACACTTTGCCGGCGAATTCGACATCCTGATCGAAAAATTCAGCCAGTACCTGAATGCCATCGGCAGCAATTTGAACTGGATGACGGGCGCGATCCTAGGCGGCATCGGGCTTATTCTTTTGAGCCTCCTTGGCTTCATGACCGGCATCGTCCTCATATTCGCCAAGATGATGCTGACCCTCATGCTCGGCCTTGCTCCGATCATGATCGCTCTGTCGCTCTTCGACGCGACCAAGGATTTCTTCCATAGGTGGGTCTCGACGACGGTCAGCTATGCCTTCTACCCCATCGTCATCGCAGCAATGTTTTCGACCGTCGTCGGCATGGCGAATTCGCTTCTCGCGCAGCTCGGTGATCCAAACTCGGCAACCAACATCGGATCGCTCGTGCCGTTCTTCGTCATGGTGTTCCTAGCCAAGGGCTTCGTCGCTGCAACGCCCCTGATTGTGCGGGGGATCTCTGGGAACCTGATGGTAGCCGCAGCGCCCGCTGTGGTCGCTGGATCGACCGGGATCATGCGGGGGATCTTCAATACCGACGGCGTGAAGGGCCGGGCGCGGATCGGTGCGCTCACGACAAGCGAAGTAATCGGACGAGGCGCGGTGCAGACGCCTGCCGCTGTGCGGAGCGCCGCGGCAACGACAAGCGCGCAGGTGGTCAGAATGGCGGAACGGGCAAAACGTTTGCGAGAGTAGAAAGGAGAAAGCAGCCTTTCGCCGCACTGTGCATGAACTCACACAATGCGGGACTTTCCGCACCTTCTGCTGTTCGACCGAATCAAGCGTGCAGGCCGTGAGGCGTTGACGAGTACGCTTTCAGCCTCCGAAGATATTAAGCGCTGTTCCGTTCTCAACGATGATGGTTGCGCCGATCCATAGCGCTGCTATCCCGATTGCTCCAGAGGTCCCAATTCGAAGCCAATTCGCCCCGCGCTGAGCTAGCAGCAACGGAAAGCTGACCACCGTGGACAACGCCGCCATTCCGGCCATCGAACCCAGTCCAAACACGGCGAAATACGCCAAAGCTTGGCTAATGTTCTGTGTCGCGCTGATTGCTAGCACCAAGAGCGCTCCTGAGCCTGCGGCGCCGTGAACCAGCCCGATACCAAGGGCCTTGGCGTTGGTCCTGTGGTGGCTGTGGTTGTGCCACACCTCGCCGTGAGGCAGCGTCTCTCCCTTGTGCGAATGGGCGTGCATGTGCTGGGAGCCGTCATGTTCGTGCATGTGGATGTGTACGCGGTCTCGGTGCAACCGCCAAAGTGTCTGCGTGCCGAGCGCCACGATCATCACGCCAACCGCAAATTCAAGTCCTGCTTGCATTTGGCCCGAAATTGTAAGGCCCAGCAGCACTACAGCAGCGCAGAAACCGAATAACGCGAGTGTATGTCCCAGCCCCCAGAATGCCCCACGGGCAATCAGCGCTCGGCGGCTGCCCTTCTGAGCCAGCATGTTGGATACGGCGGTCAAGTGATCGGTCTCAAGCGCGTGCCCCATGCCGATGACGAAGGCGAGCAATAGGATCGCGGAGTAACTCATGCCTTAGACCTCATGTATTGAGCCCGGGACGCATCACCGGAATAGGCGCCGTCCCACCATTCCTGCAGGACCAACAGCGCCCTTCTAAACCACCGCTTCGAACTTCCCATGCGGCCCCCTTCCCGATCGCAGTTGTCGACGATGCGCGCAACCCGTCACGCCAGACCGCATCCCGTGTCTGGCATGACGGCCATACGTGCCTTCTGCTACCAATGGCCGGAACGCGGTCAAGACCGCATGTGCAGCTGTCGTCCGCAAAGGGCTCTTCAGTTACATTCGCCGCGAGGAGAATGAACGTCAACTCCTGCGAAACTCATCCGTGCTCCGCGATGATAGCTCTCGTTGTCTGAACTGCCGAAGCAAGCGTTGTCCGGTCTGTGTTCGTGATACCTAGGCCCTCAACATCAAGCGACAGCTGGCCCTGGCCACCGCCGCTTGCAGCGACACGAGCCGCGCGGCCGCGGGCCTTCGCTGCGCTGACAGGGTCGGTTTTCGATACGTTGGGCGCATTCGGGCCGACGTCCCGCGGTCCCGCAGCCGCCCGCACCTCCTGCAGTTCTTGCTTCAGCCTAGCCACCGTCTCGCGGGTCTCGGACATCTGCCGATCCCGCCTCAGTTTGTCCTCGTCTGGATATGGGAAGCTTCCCGATTGACCGGCGTGCAGAATCTGCAATGCCGGATCCTCAAAATACTTCACCCTTCTCCCGCGGATGGGCATCTGCGCGTCGATCACGAGAATGACCTCGTCGAGGTCCATGCGTCGGGCCTCATCCTCGGTCAGGAGCGGGGTATCTTCTGTCCTCTCCGAGACGCTGCGCCCTTCGAATGGATTGCGTCCAACAGCACGGGAGCGGGTCACCACACGCTTGGTGGTCTTGCCGACAGCCTGGCTCAATTCCTCGATGGTCTTCTGCTCGGATGGGGTGAGGTAGAGCTTTACCCCGGCGCCGCCCTGCAGCGACCTGCGGGTGTTTTCACCATAGATCTCGTCCAGCGCCGGGATCGTCTGGGTCACGATGGCGAGGTTGCCGCCGAAGGAGCGCAGCGTCTTTATGCTTTCGGCGACGATTGGCATTTTCCCGAGCCGGTCAAACTCGTCGAGCATGATCATCACCGGCCAGGGCTCGTCATCGCCGGGTTCCTGTGCTTGCAGCGAGGCGATCAGGTCCGAGAAGAAGAGGCGGATCAGCGGGGCAAGCGGGCGGATCATCTCGGATTCGACCGCAAGATAGATCGCATGTGGGCGGCGGCGGATATCCCGGAAGGAAAAGTCAGAGGTCGCGGTGGCCGCGTCGATCGCGCGGTTGTCCCAGGTGTCGAGACCCGATGTCATGAGAAGCGAGAGGTAGGAGGTGAGGGTGTCGTTGTTGGTCGAGGCCATACGCTCGAAGATCAGTTTGGCCGAGGTGTTCTTCACCTCCTGCGAACGCTTCAGATATTCCTTCTGCTTGTCGCCCCCCGAGGCGGTGATGCGGTAGATCTCGCCGATGGTCGGCACGCCGCGCTCGAAAGCCAGAAGACCGGCCGCCACGAACAAGTCGATACCGCCTGCGAGAAGGCCGCTCAGCTTTTCGTTGTCGGTCTGCAGGAAGAGCTTCGCG
Coding sequences within:
- a CDS encoding lytic transglycosylase domain-containing protein codes for the protein MAASATPRLRSKAADRATALVVALGTGVCSAPPALADGFIFSVGPDGQLISSSQEANGRLFLFAEPRVPDATSETAIPARSAARATPEILHAIETTALRYAGHGALRRAGLSVTDWALLYRANIEVESAYNPAARSPVGAIGLGQLMPDTARDLGVDPHDIAQNLDGSARYLLMMLDQFGEGSLALAAYNAGPEAVTRHGGIPPFRETQGHVARVTAVFERLRGDLS
- a CDS encoding TrbC/VirB2 family protein, which produces MTSRKRQSVLRTRAIVALGATALIVLAGPALAQSIDLSPVQTLLQGIVDAITGPLGIVIGTLALIGVFLSWLFGILDFRQALWVVVAIAGIAAAPTIVAAIWTT
- a CDS encoding type IV secretion system protein VirB3, whose amino-acid sequence is MADQSRVFIGLLRPPKLMGLPIMYAMVWLFGSTLLFLWVQSWVVAVFAGLAWPALWKAADWDPNFLDVLVITLQETPPTTNRKLHGGDSYAP
- a CDS encoding type IV secretion system protein B4, whose product is MPRDGIADEIENAIDPLTALPAWVKGEKRLSMMLPYVSLVNDRTIRTRGNELMQCIRLEGVNSTTSEDGHLDRIGGLLAGIVAQVGTEFSFYLHKVSKAVDVTLPPVPGEGFAAAVDKRWHAHLGRASLRDKTLTLTVLKRPEASSRLPFGLGASRSRHAADTTRRLRKLDEVVGFLLSSFDELKPRPLAASSGELLGFLGSLNTGEEHPLFPRSRLGVIAEDVANTRVTFRGTTIALSDGAVGDKLGAIFAVKNYPAKTDSLMLDELNLPVDMVVTHSFVPINANIMAGRIKRQLRLMQAANDGAVSLAQELELAQDDLESKRLIFGEHHMTVAVYARTQTALDDIAAEIRNISATSGINLISEAFGARAHFMAQHPGNTGARSRKAAITNHNFTDLATFHRTPLGKTGREVPWGVPITLFPTPERSGFRFNFHEQGAPDREPTGGHTLILGRPGSGKSVLAAFLMTMARRAGARVFVFDYRAGMEMAVRALGGSYSTVRAGRPTGLNPLQTEIDMRGQAWLADWLASLLERRDRPLTPVQTNRLQEVVRQNASAGHAGLRNWSDFASLLVSTDDEGDLFERMQEWTAEGRYGWIFGANAEDSFSIDGDVAGFDLTGILDSESERERMAVLSYLFRRVERVIEDRKPTIIVIDEAWKALDNAYFAERLSNWLVTARKQNAVVVMMTQYASQLERTRTGKTIVEAVPTQVLLPNIRASAADYAMLGLTEKELDVLLGVGSASRLALVRDDRGSVVIDADLSALGPLVTILGGMEKGEALVGADYRERPDFWRVT
- a CDS encoding lytic transglycosylase domain-containing protein, giving the protein MRTWLPLSMIGFALAGPTAGPAVAQGVPTFDLRLFAERQAILEQTDRDLALQQVRLSREEELAEIERQQLASLEGLMDAMSLGAGDVAGTVAGLEAGQGAVDDVESAAASLYAPEDTNPAAARMFGDAREGIEELIIRAARDTHSLSGVGRAGLSLVQWRCLLQALIWQESRFQIGARSPVGAFGLTQIMPGTAGDLGIYPAYYDDPYLQVTGGARYLAQMLNMFDGNIIHALAAYNAGPGNVQDYGGVPPFAETQHYVVVIPQQYNSYLAAVGGIDALGTIDPVLLANASFSLSAHGAGVYGDYSLVSVRAAALRVQDIITRIGETEDLHEAIALNTYARAELARLVAIRTRIKAARTEPLSAEQIALAAAQAAERQYMDFSQEDLR
- a CDS encoding type IV secretion system protein is translated as MNLRLPRSLFAGSIALALALNVTGPVAAQGVPTVDTQNIAQEIRQLQQMLQDFGIQTDLLDNALEQLDMLQSQLDQLNEMYASLTGPRSILGLAMGGDLDTLLEANFEDIPGLIRGIQAGDWSALIGPNAGPMRTQMEQALASAGFDEDSLREIATSGNPGAEGVATRATTGAVMSAAAQNSHAEAEQSLERVERLVEMIPDMEDLKASMDHNTRVTAELAIAMTRMWELEAIQTLGAGNAGVVDAATVAEERRYMDFTLPDLEP